One genomic region from Myxocyprinus asiaticus isolate MX2 ecotype Aquarium Trade chromosome 27, UBuf_Myxa_2, whole genome shotgun sequence encodes:
- the LOC127417544 gene encoding nuclear RNA export factor 1-like, with protein MRLNDDHHHLLSLKWAEEFQVVVFMSHCSTPPFLQSELKHQDVEHLKDSHVLPPPIGFDVKTSTMIPPCKGSHFVSEEIKGFIQGFLQHYYSVYDSGDRQPLLEAYHDGSCFSLTVPPIYNPFRCGLGEYHKDSRNIIRVKALSKQTRMLKHSRVNVVAFLNNLPQTHHDMASFTVDVNTYTKTLLMFTVSGVFKEVDGASRDSVKAFSRVFITVPAQNSGLCIVNDELFVRNTTRDEIHRAFAAPAQTPSSSSVPTLNAAQQEMLSAFASNSQMNLEWSKKCLQDNGWDFNRAAQVFMVLKVQGKIPQAAFIK; from the exons ATGAGACTGAACGATGACCATCACCATCTCTTGTCACTCAAATGGGCTGAGGAGTTCCAG GTGGTTGTGTTTATGAGTCATTGTTCCACTCCCCCTTTCCTTCAGAGCGAGCTGAAACATCAAGATGTGGAGCATTTAAAG GACTCCCATGTGCTTCCACCTCCCATCGGCTTTGATGTGAAAACAAGCACCATGATTCCTCCCTGCAAG GGCAGCCACTTTGTCTCAGAAGAAATCAAGGGCTTCATTCAGGGTTTCCTGCAACA TTATTACAGTGTGTACGACTCTGGGGACAGACAGCCACTGCTGGAGGCATATCATGATGGTTCCTGCTTCTCTCTCACTGTACCACCCATATACAATCCCTTCAG GTGCGGCTTGGGAGAGTACCATAAAGACAGCCGCAACATCATCAGAGTCAAAGCTCTCT CCAAACAGACCCGCATGCTAAAGCACTCCCGGGTGAATGTGGTCGCCTTTCTTAATAACCTGCCACAAACACACCATGACATGGCTTCATTTACTGTGGACGTTAATACGTACACG AAAACTTTATTAATGTTCACAGTGAGTGGAGTATTCAAAGAGG TTGATGGTGCATCGAGAGACTCTGTCAAGGCGTTCTCCAGAGTCTTCATCACAGTTCCAGCTCAAAATTCCGG TTTGTGCattgtgaacgacgagctctttGTGAGGAACACCACTAGAGATGAGATACATCGAGCATTTGCTGCACCGGCCCAGACCCCTTCCAGCAGTTCTGTTCCCACCCTCAATGCAGCTCAGCAGGAAATGTTGTCTGCCTTTGCTTCCAACTCGCAAATGAACCTGGAATGGTCAAAGAA GTGTCTGCAGGATAATGGCTGGGATTTTAATAGAGCAGCTCAGGTCTTCATGGTGCTGAAG GTTCAAGGGAAGATCCCACAGGCTGCTTTCATCAAGTGA